The Nostoc cf. commune SO-36 genomic sequence TTAGTCCTGAGTTCACCTAGTATGTGCAAGAAAGAACTAAAGTTCTTACTACGAACCAATCCTATTTATTTACGCCAAAACCAATCTCTCATTCGCTTGTTTGACAACGAATTGATTACCCGGACGACGCAGCCCCAAGTTTTCCCGCAAAGTACTACCCTCGTATTCAGTACGGAACAGTCCACGTTTCTGCAAGATGGGAACGACCAAGTTAATGAAGTCATCCAACCCTGTAGGCAAGATGGGCGGCATGATATTAAAACCATCTGCTGCACCATTGTTGAACCATTCCTCTAGTTGATCGGCAATACTTTCGGGAGTACCAAGTATAGTGCGATGACCTCGTGCAGTAGCCAGAGAGAGATACAACTGACGCAGTGTGAGAGTCCCACGAGTAGCTAAATCCCTGACTAATTTCAGACGACTCTTATTATTGTTGGTGTCGCTTGGTAGTTCAGGAGCTACATCATCTAAAGAATATTTCGACAGATCCACACCTTTGTAATAGTTCCTCAAAATACCCCAAGCAACATCAGGATGAATCAACGATTGCAGAAATTCGTATTTCTCTTGAGCTTCTTCTTCAGTCCGGCCAATGATTGGGAAAGCCCCAGGCATAATTTTCAGATCCTCTGGAGAACGCTCATATTGCGCCAGCCTCCCTTTGACATCAGCATAAAATTCCTGGGCATCGGCTAAGGTTTGATTGGCAGTGAAGATTACCTCAGCAGTACGCGCAGCTAAGTCCCGTCCAGCTTCAGAGGCTCCAGCTTGTACAATTACTGGGTAGCCTTGGGGCGGACGACCGACGTTCAAGGGGCCTTTGACAGAAAAATGTTTACCCTTGTGGTTGAGTATGTGCAGTTTGTCCGGCTCGAAATAGATACCAGATTCTCTGTCACGGATGAAAGCATCATCTTCCCAACTATCCCACAGTCCTTTGACCACTTTCACAAACTCTTCTGCACGTTCATAACGCTGGCTATGTTCCGGGTGATGCTCAAGACCGAAATTTAGTGCGGCATTCTCGTTACCTGTGGTGACTACATTCCACCCTGCCCGGCCTTTACTCAAGTGATCCAAAGAAGCAAACTTCCGTGCCAGGGTGTAGGGTTCTTCGTAGGTAGTCGAGGCAGTGGAAATAAAGCCAATGTTTTGAGTTACAGAGGACAAGGCCGAAAAGAGTGTCACCGGCTCGAAATGGACAAGTTTACCATTGCGTTTTTGAGTTTCTGGTTCGCCGCCCCAAACTCCTGGACTGTCCGCCAGAAAAACTGCATCGAACAAGCCGCGTTGGGCAGTCTGGGTAATTTCTTTGTAATGCTCAAAATTGAATCCAGCGTCTATCTGTGCATCTGGATGTCGCCATGCAGAAACATGATGTCCAGTGGATTGAATGAATGCACCTAGAGAACTCCACAAAAAAAATGATCCAATAGCTATGTGGGTTTAGCAAAAATTTCTACAAACCATTTTCTGAGATTGGGGAGGCGGTGAATCTGTGTTTCAATTTCTGCCATAGCGGAGGTAGTAAGTTTAACTCCTGTAGAATAAACTGTTTCTACCAATGTGACCACCGGATTTTTACCCTTAAATGTGAGAGTTTGGGCGAAATTCAGTACAGTCTCA encodes the following:
- a CDS encoding LLM class flavin-dependent oxidoreductase, whose amino-acid sequence is MWSSLGAFIQSTGHHVSAWRHPDAQIDAGFNFEHYKEITQTAQRGLFDAVFLADSPGVWGGEPETQKRNGKLVHFEPVTLFSALSSVTQNIGFISTASTTYEEPYTLARKFASLDHLSKGRAGWNVVTTGNENAALNFGLEHHPEHSQRYERAEEFVKVVKGLWDSWEDDAFIRDRESGIYFEPDKLHILNHKGKHFSVKGPLNVGRPPQGYPVIVQAGASEAGRDLAARTAEVIFTANQTLADAQEFYADVKGRLAQYERSPEDLKIMPGAFPIIGRTEEEAQEKYEFLQSLIHPDVAWGILRNYYKGVDLSKYSLDDVAPELPSDTNNNKSRLKLVRDLATRGTLTLRQLYLSLATARGHRTILGTPESIADQLEEWFNNGAADGFNIMPPILPTGLDDFINLVVPILQKRGLFRTEYEGSTLRENLGLRRPGNQFVVKQANERLVLA